One window of the Lemur catta isolate mLemCat1 chromosome 6, mLemCat1.pri, whole genome shotgun sequence genome contains the following:
- the KRT18 gene encoding keratin, type I cytoskeletal 18, translated as MSFTTRSTTFSTNYRSLGSVQAPSRSVRPVSSAASVYAGAGGSGSRISVSRSTSMRSGWGSGGVAAGMAGGLAGIGGIQTEKETMQELNDRLASYLDRVRSLEIDNRRLESKIREHLEKKGPQVRDWAHYFKIIEDLRAQIFANSVDNARIVLQIDNARLAADDFRVKYETELAMRQSVESDIHGLRKVIDDTNITRLQLETEIEALKEELVFMKKNQEEEVKGLQAQIASSGLTVEVDAPKSQDLSKIMADIRAQYDELARKNREELDKYWSQQIEERTTVVTSQSAEVDAAEMTLTELRRTVQSLEIDLDSMRNVKANLENSLREVEARYAMQMEQLNGVLLHLESELAQTRAEGQRQAQEYEALLNIKVKLEAEIATYRRLLEDGEDFNLGDALDSSNSMQTIQKTMTRRIVDGKVVSETNDTKVLRH; from the exons ATGAGTTTCACCACTCGCTCCACCACCTTCTCCACCAACTACCGGTCCCTGGGCTCCGTCCAGGCGCCCAGCCGTAGCGTCCGGCCCGTCAGCAGCGCGGCCAGCGTCTATGCAGGCGCCGGGGGCTCGGGCTCCCGGATCTCCGTGTCCCGCTCCACCAGCATGCGGAgcggctgggggtccgggggcgtGGCCGCGGGGATGGCCGGGGGTCTGGCAGGAATAGGGGGCATCCAGACCGAGAAGGAGACCATGCAAGAGCTCAACGACCGCCTGGCCTCCTACCTGGACAGAGTGAGGAGCCTGGAGATCGATAATCGGAGGCTGGAAAGCAAAATCCGGGAACACCTGGAGAAGAAGGGGCCCCAGGTCAGAGACTGGGCGCATTACTTCAAAATCATCGAGGACCTGAGGGCTCAG ATCTTTGCAAATTCTGTGGACAATGCCCGCATCGTTCTGCAGATTGACAATGCCCGTCTTGCTGCTGATGACTTTAGAGTCAA GTATGAGACAGAGCTGGCCATGCGCCAGTCTGTGGAGAGCGACATCCATGGGCTCCGCAAGGTCATTGATGACACCAATATCACTCGGCTGCAACTGGAGACAGAGATCGAGGCTCTCAAGGAGGAGCTGGTCTTCATGAAGAAGAACCAGGAGGAG GAAGTAAAAGGCCTACAAGCCCAGATTGCCAGCTCTGGGTTGACGGTGGAGGTAGACGCCCCCAAATCCCAGGACCTCAGCAAGATCATGGCAGACATCCGGGCCCAGTATGATGAGCTGGCTCGGAAGAACCGAGAGGAGCTGGACAAGTACTGGTCCCAGCAG ATTGAGGAGAGAACCACAGTGGTCACCTCACAGTCCGCCGAGGTTGACGCTGCCGAGATGACACTCACGGAGCTGAGACGTACAGTCCAGTCCTTGGAGATCGACCTGGACTCCATGAGAAATGTG AAGGCCAACTTAGAGAACAGCCTGAGGGAGGTGGAGGCCCGCTACGCCATGCAGATGGAGCAGCTCAACGGGGTCCTGCTGCACCTGGAGTCGGAGCTGGCACAGACCCGGGCAGAGGGGCAGCGCCAGGCCCAGGAGTACGAGGCCCTGCTGAACATCAAGGTCAAGCTGGAGGCTGAGATTGCCACCTACCGCCGCCTGCTGGAAGATGGGGAAGACTTCAA TCTTGGTGATGCCCTGGACAGCAGCAACTCCATGCAAACCATCCAAAAGACCATGACTCGCAGGATAGTGGATGGCAAAGTGGTGTCTGAGACCAACGACACCAAAGTTCTGAGGCATTGA